ACACGCACTGCCTTCCTCAATGCCATGACGCTGGATATTGCGATGGGTGGCTCTACCAATACGGTGCTTCACCTATTGGCTATTGCCCACGAAGCAGAAGTGGAATTTACCATGGAAGATATCGATGCCCTTTCCAAAAAGACTCCTTGTCTTTGCAAAGTGGCCCCCAATACACAGAAATATCACATTCAAGATGTGAACCGTGCCGGAGGTATCCTGGCAATTATGGCCGAACTGAATGCTGCAGGACTGATTGATGGAAACGTAAACCGAGTGGATGGGCTGACGTTGATTGAAGCAATCAGCAAATACTCCATCACTAGCCCCGACGTATGCGAGGAGGCTATCAGTAAATACAAGAGTGCTCCCGGAGGAAAGTTCAACTTGGAACTGGGTTCTCAGAGCAGCTATTATAAAGAACTGGATACCGACCGCAAAGAAGGATGCATCCGTTCAGTGGGTTATGCCTACTCAAAGGATGGCGGACTGGCGGTATTGAAAGGAAATATTGCGCAGGATGGCTGCGTGGTGAAGACTGCCGGAGTTGACGAAAGCATCTGGAAGTTTACAGGCCCGGCAAAAGTATTCGATTCTCAGGAAGCTGCCTGCGAAGGAATCCTTAAAGGCAATGTGGTATCGGGAGATGTGGTAGTTATTGCCTACGAAGGACCGAAAGGTGGACCGGGTATGCAGGAGATGCTTTACCCAACCTCTTACATCAAATCCAAACACCTGGGAAAAGAGTGTGCGCTGATTACCGACGGCCGCTTCAGTGGCGGAACCTCCGGACTGAGTATCGGTCACATTTCACCCGAAGCTGCCGCAGGAGGAAACATCGGCCTGATTAAAGACGGCGACATTATCGAAATCAATATTCCCGAACGGAGCATCAACGTGAAACTGAGCGATAAGGAGCTCGACATCCGTCGCTCGGAAGAGATGGAAAGAGGCAACAAGGCATTCACAGCACCAATGCGCAACCGCAATGTTCCAAAAAGTCTCAGAGCGTATGCCAGCATGGTGAGCTCGGCAGACAAAGGGGCGGTGAGAATGATTTAATTATTAACGAAAACAACAAACAAGATATATGGATAAACAACTGGTTACAGGTTCGGAGGCATTAATCCGTTCGTTGTTAAAGGAGGGAGTAGATACTATATTTGGCTATCCCGGAGGGGCTATCATGCCTGTATACGACTGTCTGTACGACCACAAGCATGAGTTGAATCATGTACTTGTTCGTCATGAACAAGGGGCTGCCCATGCCGCTCAGGGTTATGCAAGAGTTTCCGGAAAAGTAGGTGTGTGTATTGTTACCAGCGGTCCCGGAGCTACGAATACCATTACCGGTATTGGAGATGCCATGCTAGATAGTACACCTATGGTAGTAATAGCCGGACAGGTGGGAGCCGCGTTGCTGGGTACGGATGCCTTTCAGGAAATAGACTTGGTCAGCCTAACACAACCTATCACCAAATGGAGCTACCAGATACGGCATGCAGATGATATCCCCTGGGCAGTAGCCCGCGCATTTTATATTGCCCGCAGTGGACGCCCCGGACCGGTAGTGCTCGATTTTGCCAAAAATGCACAACTGGCAAAGGTGGAATACGAGCCTCAGACAATAAACTTTATCCGCAGTTATCAGCCCTATCTCGATATTGATGAAGAGGCTGTATGTGCTGCCGCACAATTGATAAATTTTGCCAAGAAACCTCTTGCACTGGTAGGACAGGGAGTGGAACTGGGCGATGCACAGAAAGAACTTTTGGAGTTCCTTGAAAAAGCAGATATCCCTGCCGGAAAAACATTGTTGGGATTATCGGCATTACCTACTGCTCATCCATTGAATAAAGGGATGCTGGGAATGCACGGAAACCTGGGACCGAACGTGAAGACAAATGAATGCGACGTGCTGATTGCCATCGGTATGCGTTTTGACGACCGGGTAACCGGCGACTTGCACACCTATGCCAAACAGGCAAAAGTGATTCATTTTGATATCGACCCGGCCGAAATTAACAAGAATGTAAAAACTACCGTTGCAGTGGTGGGCAATTGCAAAGAGACTCTTGCTGCAGTAACGGCACATCTGAAAGAGAATAAGCACACCGAATGGATTGAAAGCTTTAAAGAAAGCGAAGAGACTGAATACAACTCTGTTATCCAAGGAGAACTGAATCCTGTTGAAGGACCAATCACTATGGGAGAGGTGGTGAACCGGATTTCCGTTGCCACCAATCACGAAGCAGTGCTGGTAACCGATGTAGGTCAGAACCAAATGATGGCTGCTCGCTATTTCCAGTTTACAAAGAACCGCAGTATCGTAACTTCGGGCGGATTGGGAACCATGGGCTTCGGACTTCCGGCTTCAATCGGAGCGTCGTTTGGTGCACCCGATCGCACAATCTGTCTTTTCTGCGGTGACGGAGGAATACAGATGAACATTCAGGAGCTGGGAACCATCATGGAGTCGGGCGCAACGGTTAAGATAATCCTGTTGAACAACAGCTATCTGGGTATGGTTCGTCAGTGGCAGGAACTTTTCTTCCACGAGCGCTACTCGTCCACTCCGATGAAGAACCCCGATTATATGAAGATTGCTTCGGCATACGGCATAAAGAGCCGCGCCGTTCACTTGCGCGAGGAACTCGGTGAGGCTATCCAAGAGATGCTAAATGCTGAAGGCTCCTTCCTGCTCGAGGTCGGTGTTATAGAAAAAGGGATGGTTTACCCGATGACACCAGCCGGTGCAACGGTAACCAACATGTTGTTGGGATACTAATACAGATAGTTATGAACAAGAAATTATATACAATCAACGTTTACTCAGAGAATGTAGCGGGGGTGTTGAATCAGGTCACAACCATATTCACACGTCGGCAGCTCAATATCGAAACTTTAAGTGTGTCGGCCTCTTCCATTCAGGGAATTCACAAATATACCATTACAGTATATACGGATGCCGCAACAATTGAGAAGGTTACCAAACAGATAGAGAAACGCATTGATGTGATGCAGGCTCATTATTATACCGATGATCAGATTATCTTTCAGGAGGTGGCGCTTTACAAAGTACCTGCGGTGAGTCTGTTGGGAAGTAACAAAGTTGAAAAACTGGTTCGTAAGCATAATGCCCGCATTCTGGAGGTAAACCAAACCTATGCAGTTATTGAACTTACCGGTCATCCTGACGATACGCAAGCGTTGTACGATGAACTTATGCCGATGGGATTGTGGCAGTTTGTCCGCTCCGGACGCATTGCAATCACCAAGAGCCCGGTAGAACGATTGAGTAATTTTCTGGCTTTGATAGAAAGCAGAAAGGGAAAAAATGGAGCAGAATAGGGTAGGTCATTACAAATTCGTGGCAGAGCCTTTCCATGTAGACTTTACAGGTCGTCTTACCATGGGGGTGCTGGGAAACCACCTACTTAACTGCGCAGGTTTTCATGCCACCGAAAGAGGATTCGGCATGGCTTCGCTAAATGAGGCCAATTATACTTGGGTACTTTCCCGTCTGGCTGTTGAACTTGAAGATATGCCCCGCCAGTACGAAGACTTCAGCATCCAAACATGGGTGGAGAATGTGTACCGACTCTTTACGGACCGCAATTTTGCCATACTCGACAAAAAGGGGAACACCATAGGATATGCGCGGTCGGTGTGGGCCATGATTAACATGAACACCCGCAAACCGGCCGATTTGCTCTCCCTGCACGGAGGAGGCATTACCGACTACATCTGCCAGAAGGAGTGTCCCATAGACAAACCAAGCAGAATCAAGGTGGACGATTGTGAACCCGATGCGGTGTATAACGCAAAGTACAGCGATATAGACATTAACGGACATGTGAACAGCATTAAATATATTGAGCATGTACTCGACCTCTTTCCGATAAATATGTACAAGGAGAAGCGGATTAAACGTTTTGAGGTGGCATACGTTGCGGAGAGTTATTACGGAGATATTCTCTCGTTCTATAAGCAAGAGATAAACGAAAACGAATTTCATATTGAGGTAAAAAAGAATAGCGGCGAAGTGGTTTGCCGCAGTAAAATGATTTTTATTAATTAGTTTTTAAATAAAAAAGAAAACAAAATGGCACAGATGAATTTTGGCGGCGTTACTGAAAATGTAGTAACCCGCGACGAATTTCCATTGGAAAAGGCACGTGAAGTATTGAAAGATGAAGTTATCGCAGTAATTGGCTACGGTGTTCAGGGGCCGGGTCAGGCACTGAACCTGAGAGATAATGGCTTTAATGTAATCATTGGTCAGCGTAAAGGCGGAAAAACATGGGAAAAAGCAGTAGCTGACGGATGGGTTCCGGGCGAAACTCTGTTCGAAATTGACGAAGCTTGCCAACGTGGTACTATCATTCAGTATCTTCTTTCGGATGCTGCTCAGATTGAAGTATGGCCAACAGTGAAGAAGAACCTTACAGCTGGTAAAGCTCTTTACTTCTCTCACGGTTTTGGTATCACTTACAAGGAAAGAACAGGCATCGTTCCTCCTGCAGATGTTGACGTAATTCTCGTTGCTCCTAAAGGTTCGGGTACTTCTCTTCGTACCATGTTCCTCGAAGGCCGTGGCTTGAACTCTTCTTATGCAATCTTCCAGGATGCAACAGGCAACGCATTCAACCGCGTAGTGTCATTGGGTATCGGCGTAGGTTCAGGTTATCTGTTCGAAACAACATTCCAACGCGAAGTTTACTCTGACCTTACCGGCGAACGCGGTACTTTGATGGGAGCCATCCAGGGATTGTTGCTTGCACAGTACGAAGTGTTGCGCGAAAACGGACACACTCCATCCGAAGCATTCAACGAAACTGTAGAAGAGCTGACTCAATCATTGATGCCTCTGTTTGCTAAGAACGGTATGGACTGGATGTACGCTAACTGCTCTACAACTGCTCAACGTGGTGCTCTCGACTGGATGGGCCCATTCCACGATGCAACTAAACCTGTATTCGAAAAGCTGTATTCGGAAGTTAAGTGCGGAAACGAAGCTCAACGCTCAATCGACACTAACTCTAAACCTGACTACCGTGAAGGTCTGGAAGCAGAACTGAAAGCACTTCGTGAAAGCGAAATGTGGCAGGCCGGTGCAGTTGTACGTAAACTGCGTCCTGAAAACAACTAATCAGCTCAATAGCATATAGCTTTAAAAGGGGACCTCAATGGGTCCCCTTTTTTGTCTCTGTATGGTTGGGAAACATGTTGTTTCCTTTTAACGTGATACACGACCGGAGCCGTCACCCTTCATCAGATTTTCAACCTCGGAAACAGTTATCAGGTTAAAATCCCCGCTGATGGTGTTTTTCAGGCACGAGGCAGCAATTGCAAAGTCAAGCGCTTTCTGGTCATCTTCGGGGTATGCAATTAATCCGTAAATCATGCCACCGCAAAATGCATCACCTACGCCAACACGGTCTACATTGTGAGTAATATCGTATATCCGGGAGTACTTTAGCGAATTATTGGAATAGGCAATGCCGGCTATCGTGTTGTGGTTGGCATTGATAGAGTTACGCAGCTCGAGGAACATCTTCTTGCAGCGTGGTACACGCTCCATTACCTTTTCGCCTACCGATTTAAATCCTTCCAGATTCATTTCCTCATTTGCCGTTACCGCTTTGAAACCTACCGGGGTAATATCCAGAACTTTTTCATATTCAGGTTCACTGCCAAAGATTACATCGCTGTACTGCACCATAGGAAGCATAACTTCCTCGGGAGTCTTGCCGTATTTCCACAGATTCTTCCGGTAATTCAAATCACAAGAGATGGTGAGCCCCATGCTGTCGGCAACCTTAATTCCTTCCAGGCAAGCATCTGCTGCCCCTTGCGAAACAGCCGCTGCAACTCCCGACCAGTGAAACCATTTGGCGTCTTTTAGTACTTCCTTCCAGTCAATCATTCCTGGCTGAAGGGTGGCGAAGGATGAATCGGCACGGTCGTAAACCACCTTCGACTGGCGGGCTACAGCTCCGTTTTCAAGAAAATAAATACCCAGTCGCTCTCCTCCGTAAACAATCTTATTAGTACCTACATTGTGTGAACGAAGTTCCTTAACGCAGGCCTCTGCAATATCATTTTGCGGAAGGCGGGTAACAAAATCCGATTCCAAACCAAAGCTTGCCAGCGAAACAGCGACATTAGCCTCGCTTCCACCGTATGTTGCAATAAATTCATTTGCCTGCGAAAATCTTAAATAGTCGCGTGGGCTCAGACGAAGCAGAACCTCACCGAACGTAACAATTCTATTTGCCATAAATACTTTTTATTTAATAATCAAGAATGGACTCTTGATTTAATTTGGAGCCCAAAATTACTTATTATCGATAAGAGGGGCAATCATATGGCGAATTCTTTACTATTAAAATTGTTGAAAATAATTTGAGTGTTGTTTCATAGATGAAAATTCCTCTCTATAATTAGTGTCTTTTGATAAATTCTGCTCTGCTAATCTTACGCCTATAAATTATATTATCAGCATAAACAAAGAGGCTTCTCTATAAATGAGTAGATATAATTATTTAGCAGAACTTTTCATAAACCGTGCCATAAGCCATTTTCTTATGGGTACATCATATAGCCTTACACACAGGTATGACAGGATGATGGTTGACAGGAGAATAAAAAGTGCAATTGGGAATGCTTCTTTTAAAGTGGTAATATTATTCTTCATTACCCAGGATGTAAACATGTATATAAATGGATAGTGGATAATGTATATCGGATAAGAAATATCGCCTAAGAACTTACAGATTTTGGAAGAGTATTTTCCTTTTACAGTGCCACTGGCACCCAGATAAACAATGAACGGAAATATGAAAATGATACATAAAGAATCGTAAAGGCCATTTATCCACAGTTGATCTCCTCCTACTCTAGGCATTGAAAGAACTGTAATAAGCAGCACACTGCACCAAAAAAAAGCATGATTAATGCGTTCTGGCTTGCAAATACGTGACAATAGTAGTCCGGCAAAAAATGGATAAAGCAATCTCGTAAAACCAATTCGTAATTGTGTAGGCTCTATTGACCAACCACCGATAATATCTCCATTGGGGCTTGTCACCGCAAGATGAATCAATGCACACCCAGCAATAAATACTAGGATTGAAAGCATTTTATTTGAAAACTTCCGGACGAAAAGAGCGTAAAGAATATTGGCTATGTATTCAAAGAAAAGTGACCAGGCTGGTCCGTTAAGAGGATGCATTTCTCCCCAGCCACGGATATCCATTGATGTAGGAACTGGAATCAATGTAAAGCCAATCAGCATAACGAGAATCATTTTCCAAACCGGAGTTTCATTAATAAATGGAAAAGCGGAACAGTCCTGGAAGTAGAAGAAAATTGCACCTATAACCATACCTGCTATAATCATGGGATGAAGTCGGATAATACGACGTTTAAAGAACCCTTTCAGACTCATTTTGCCCCAACGGTCATCATAAGCATAGCCAATAACAAAGCCAGAAAGAACAAAGAAAAAGTCTACTGCCATGTAACCATGATTTATGATTTGTTTTGAGTGATCACCACCTGTAAAAGTTTCAAGAATGTGAAACAGAACAACTATTACTGCTGCAACGCCACGTAATCCGTCCAGTATTTCGTAGTGGCTTTTTGTGTCTGTAAACGAAGATGAAGAAATGTAATTCATAGATTGTTTATTTAAAAATATTCTGCAAAGATATTTAGTTCTCTTACAGCAGTATTGTCGTTTTTTTATAATTTATTGTCTTATATTTGCCCAATAAACAATTTTTGGTAAGAAAAATGCAGGAGAACATAAAATATTGTCATGTTCCTATCTTTGACGATAAGTCTTTTATTTATGATTATGTTCATATAGTATGCGATGAGCAAATTACGTTTCATCAGCATGCTGAATGGGAATTATCTTACGTTATAACAGGAAGTGGAACGCGTATTATGGGCGATTTTATGGAAAGTTTCTCGAAAGGAGAGGTTGTTCTTATCCCGCCAAATATTCCACATTGCTGGTCTTTTGATAAGAATATTCATGATGATGAAGGTAAAATAGAAAATATCACGATTATTTTCCCGGATTCATTATTTGATAAATGTGCTTCTGTTTTTCCGGAAACTAAAAGGTATATTTCATATATCAATCAACATAAAAAGGCTATAAAGTTTGAATGTGATACCCTGCATACACTTCAGGAAATAATGACTAAGATGTCGTTTCAAAATGATATGGAACAATTATCTTCTTTGATTAAACTATTTGTGGTAATATCTTCTTCGAATGATACTAGTGTTGTGGGCTTTTGCAATAAACAGGATTGTAACACGGTAAGGTTTCAGGAAGTATACCGGTTTATTGCCAATAATTATCAGCATAATATCTCGCTTGATGATATTGCAAATTACGTTCACATGAATCGTTCTTCATTCTGTTCCTTTTTAAAGCGGACAATTGGGAAGTCCTTTATTACTATCCTGAATGAGTATCGCATTGAATCCTCTTGCCTGATGCTTCGTGAAACCACAATGCCTATAACTGACGTATGTTATGCTGTTGGTTTTAATGACGTTCCGTATTTCTACCGTACCTTTAAGAAATTGAAGGGAGAGACGCCCAAAGATTATAGACGGACCAATAATTTACAAAGTTGTACTGTACTATCTACTAATTGATTGTTAATCCTTTTTCGTGAGGTAAAGATTGTAGGTGTGTAAAGTATTGACGAAATTATAACGTTAAATAATTCATCGGAACTATTTTTTAATTATTTTTGTTTGTTATAAAGTAATAAATAACAGACTAAATAGAGTGACTATGAAAAGATTAAAAACATTTCCGGGAATTTTACTTCTAGTAATGTTTATAAGTGCATGTAGCACTGTAGCATTAACAGGGCGTAAGCAGCTGCTTCTTGTTTCTGATTCTGAAGTGCTGGGCCTGAGCAATCAAAGCTTTAAGGAGTACATGGGTACAGCAAAAATGTCTGCAAATAAGACGAATACAGCAATGGTAGAACGTGTGGGAAAAAACATTGCAACTGCTGTTGAAGCTTATTTAAAGTCTCAGGGATTGGAATCTGAAATACAGAATTTTGCCTGGGAATTTCATTTAGTGAAAGATACATCGGCCAATGCTTTCTGTATGCCGGGAGGAAAGATTGTTGTGAACGAAGGAATTTTGCCATACACAAAGACCGAAGCCGGATTGGCAATAGTTGTCGGCCATGAGGTTGCTCATGCCGTTGCTAAGCATTCGGCTGAACGAATGAGTCAGCAGTTGCTGGTTTCTTATGGCGGACAGGCTCTTGGAACTTTGATGCAGAAGAAGTCGTCGACCACTCAGATGCTGGCGCAACAAGTATTTGGACTGGGAGCACAATACGGTTATATGCTTCCTTATTCCAGAAAAAATGAATACGAAGCCGACAGAATGGGATTGGTATTTGCTGCAATGGCAGGATATAACCCTGAAGTGGC
The Bacteroides sedimenti genome window above contains:
- the ilvD gene encoding dihydroxy-acid dehydratase; amino-acid sequence: MKKQLRSSFSTQGRRMAGARALWKANGMTKEQLGKPIIAIVNSFTQFVPGHVHLHKIGQQVKAEIEKLGCFAAEFNTIAIDDGIAMGHDGMLYSLPSRDIIADSVEYMVNAHKADAMVCISNCDKITPGMLMAAMRLNIPAVFVSGGPMEAGVLGDQHLDLIDAMIKSADESVSDEEVSKIEMSACPTCGSCSGMFTANSMNCLNEAIGLALPGNGTIVATHENRANLFKDAAKLIVENTYKFYEDGDESVLPRSIATRTAFLNAMTLDIAMGGSTNTVLHLLAIAHEAEVEFTMEDIDALSKKTPCLCKVAPNTQKYHIQDVNRAGGILAIMAELNAAGLIDGNVNRVDGLTLIEAISKYSITSPDVCEEAISKYKSAPGGKFNLELGSQSSYYKELDTDRKEGCIRSVGYAYSKDGGLAVLKGNIAQDGCVVKTAGVDESIWKFTGPAKVFDSQEAACEGILKGNVVSGDVVVIAYEGPKGGPGMQEMLYPTSYIKSKHLGKECALITDGRFSGGTSGLSIGHISPEAAAGGNIGLIKDGDIIEINIPERSINVKLSDKELDIRRSEEMERGNKAFTAPMRNRNVPKSLRAYASMVSSADKGAVRMI
- the ilvB gene encoding biosynthetic-type acetolactate synthase large subunit, translated to MDKQLVTGSEALIRSLLKEGVDTIFGYPGGAIMPVYDCLYDHKHELNHVLVRHEQGAAHAAQGYARVSGKVGVCIVTSGPGATNTITGIGDAMLDSTPMVVIAGQVGAALLGTDAFQEIDLVSLTQPITKWSYQIRHADDIPWAVARAFYIARSGRPGPVVLDFAKNAQLAKVEYEPQTINFIRSYQPYLDIDEEAVCAAAQLINFAKKPLALVGQGVELGDAQKELLEFLEKADIPAGKTLLGLSALPTAHPLNKGMLGMHGNLGPNVKTNECDVLIAIGMRFDDRVTGDLHTYAKQAKVIHFDIDPAEINKNVKTTVAVVGNCKETLAAVTAHLKENKHTEWIESFKESEETEYNSVIQGELNPVEGPITMGEVVNRISVATNHEAVLVTDVGQNQMMAARYFQFTKNRSIVTSGGLGTMGFGLPASIGASFGAPDRTICLFCGDGGIQMNIQELGTIMESGATVKIILLNNSYLGMVRQWQELFFHERYSSTPMKNPDYMKIASAYGIKSRAVHLREELGEAIQEMLNAEGSFLLEVGVIEKGMVYPMTPAGATVTNMLLGY
- the ilvN gene encoding acetolactate synthase small subunit; the encoded protein is MNKKLYTINVYSENVAGVLNQVTTIFTRRQLNIETLSVSASSIQGIHKYTITVYTDAATIEKVTKQIEKRIDVMQAHYYTDDQIIFQEVALYKVPAVSLLGSNKVEKLVRKHNARILEVNQTYAVIELTGHPDDTQALYDELMPMGLWQFVRSGRIAITKSPVERLSNFLALIESRKGKNGAE
- a CDS encoding acyl-[acyl-carrier-protein] thioesterase, coding for MEQNRVGHYKFVAEPFHVDFTGRLTMGVLGNHLLNCAGFHATERGFGMASLNEANYTWVLSRLAVELEDMPRQYEDFSIQTWVENVYRLFTDRNFAILDKKGNTIGYARSVWAMINMNTRKPADLLSLHGGGITDYICQKECPIDKPSRIKVDDCEPDAVYNAKYSDIDINGHVNSIKYIEHVLDLFPINMYKEKRIKRFEVAYVAESYYGDILSFYKQEINENEFHIEVKKNSGEVVCRSKMIFIN
- the ilvC gene encoding ketol-acid reductoisomerase, whose protein sequence is MAQMNFGGVTENVVTRDEFPLEKAREVLKDEVIAVIGYGVQGPGQALNLRDNGFNVIIGQRKGGKTWEKAVADGWVPGETLFEIDEACQRGTIIQYLLSDAAQIEVWPTVKKNLTAGKALYFSHGFGITYKERTGIVPPADVDVILVAPKGSGTSLRTMFLEGRGLNSSYAIFQDATGNAFNRVVSLGIGVGSGYLFETTFQREVYSDLTGERGTLMGAIQGLLLAQYEVLRENGHTPSEAFNETVEELTQSLMPLFAKNGMDWMYANCSTTAQRGALDWMGPFHDATKPVFEKLYSEVKCGNEAQRSIDTNSKPDYREGLEAELKALRESEMWQAGAVVRKLRPENN
- a CDS encoding sugar kinase encodes the protein MANRIVTFGEVLLRLSPRDYLRFSQANEFIATYGGSEANVAVSLASFGLESDFVTRLPQNDIAEACVKELRSHNVGTNKIVYGGERLGIYFLENGAVARQSKVVYDRADSSFATLQPGMIDWKEVLKDAKWFHWSGVAAAVSQGAADACLEGIKVADSMGLTISCDLNYRKNLWKYGKTPEEVMLPMVQYSDVIFGSEPEYEKVLDITPVGFKAVTANEEMNLEGFKSVGEKVMERVPRCKKMFLELRNSINANHNTIAGIAYSNNSLKYSRIYDITHNVDRVGVGDAFCGGMIYGLIAYPEDDQKALDFAIAASCLKNTISGDFNLITVSEVENLMKGDGSGRVSR
- a CDS encoding acyltransferase family protein encodes the protein MNYISSSSFTDTKSHYEILDGLRGVAAVIVVLFHILETFTGGDHSKQIINHGYMAVDFFFVLSGFVIGYAYDDRWGKMSLKGFFKRRIIRLHPMIIAGMVIGAIFFYFQDCSAFPFINETPVWKMILVMLIGFTLIPVPTSMDIRGWGEMHPLNGPAWSLFFEYIANILYALFVRKFSNKMLSILVFIAGCALIHLAVTSPNGDIIGGWSIEPTQLRIGFTRLLYPFFAGLLLSRICKPERINHAFFWCSVLLITVLSMPRVGGDQLWINGLYDSLCIIFIFPFIVYLGASGTVKGKYSSKICKFLGDISYPIYIIHYPFIYMFTSWVMKNNITTLKEAFPIALFILLSTIILSYLCVRLYDVPIRKWLMARFMKSSAK
- a CDS encoding AraC family transcriptional regulator; translation: MQENIKYCHVPIFDDKSFIYDYVHIVCDEQITFHQHAEWELSYVITGSGTRIMGDFMESFSKGEVVLIPPNIPHCWSFDKNIHDDEGKIENITIIFPDSLFDKCASVFPETKRYISYINQHKKAIKFECDTLHTLQEIMTKMSFQNDMEQLSSLIKLFVVISSSNDTSVVGFCNKQDCNTVRFQEVYRFIANNYQHNISLDDIANYVHMNRSSFCSFLKRTIGKSFITILNEYRIESSCLMLRETTMPITDVCYAVGFNDVPYFYRTFKKLKGETPKDYRRTNNLQSCTVLSTN
- a CDS encoding M48 family metallopeptidase gives rise to the protein MKRLKTFPGILLLVMFISACSTVALTGRKQLLLVSDSEVLGLSNQSFKEYMGTAKMSANKTNTAMVERVGKNIATAVEAYLKSQGLESEIQNFAWEFHLVKDTSANAFCMPGGKIVVNEGILPYTKTEAGLAIVVGHEVAHAVAKHSAERMSQQLLVSYGGQALGTLMQKKSSTTQMLAQQVFGLGAQYGYMLPYSRKNEYEADRMGLVFAAMAGYNPEVAVEFWQRMSQGGKSIPAFLSTHPSDEARIANLKKVMPEALKYYKKK